Proteins from a genomic interval of Kribbella aluminosa:
- a CDS encoding DNA cytosine methyltransferase produces the protein MSSGRVATHRPAPVRRRFRHDTLVAVDLFSGFGGLTQGIERAGFDVITAANHNAYKVEVHEANHPTTEHWIADLANPDSADYHSARDLPPGDLLAAGVSCVNHSPANTMKAYEQGLTLFDLDDPDYDERVTRSERDRATANCVLHYAAQHHPRLVLVECTTQLQSWGHLVPGKRKVGDGSTHRWWLKQFENLGYQHKILYLNSMFFGVGQSRDRGYWVFWDKTLPTPELEHRPPAWCDHCSTVVEAVWTWRTGIPATGTVCYGKQYDYRCPRCRKAVVPSFTPSLDALDLSNLGTRIGDRDKPLAATTMARAERCRQRFAEFPAVLMPAKAERGSERHPWQPLSTQTSQQETAILSTGQVMVAHRHNGDGQHITQPMDTVTATREKAVLLAVDNYQGAARGAAEPLPTQVGSQTMGLLSTGLSTGLSGGVVPFRKNTTPTVHAEAMPTVTAEQIPGLLFSGWYKQNGSTGTETAPHPVLDPFGTLTSRDTTAVLAAEWRTALTDLKLEDCYFRMMAAHEIGRGCGFDVTFGDHQGTYVVWGSARDQVDGYGNAVTPAVGEWIGARLRAALHRENSYEDEA, from the coding sequence ATGAGCAGCGGTCGCGTCGCCACGCATCGTCCCGCGCCGGTACGCCGGCGGTTCCGGCACGACACCCTCGTGGCCGTTGACCTGTTCTCCGGGTTCGGTGGGCTGACGCAGGGCATCGAGCGGGCCGGATTCGACGTGATCACAGCCGCGAACCACAACGCCTACAAGGTCGAGGTCCACGAGGCGAACCACCCCACCACCGAGCACTGGATCGCCGACCTGGCCAACCCCGACTCCGCCGACTACCACTCCGCCCGGGACCTTCCCCCGGGCGACCTGCTGGCGGCAGGCGTGTCCTGCGTCAACCACTCGCCGGCCAACACGATGAAGGCCTACGAGCAGGGCCTGACGCTGTTCGACCTGGACGACCCCGACTACGACGAACGAGTCACCCGCTCCGAGCGTGACCGGGCCACGGCCAACTGCGTGCTGCACTACGCCGCGCAGCACCACCCGCGGCTCGTCCTCGTGGAGTGCACGACCCAGCTGCAGTCCTGGGGACACCTCGTCCCGGGGAAGCGGAAGGTCGGAGACGGCTCCACACACCGCTGGTGGCTGAAGCAGTTCGAGAACCTGGGCTACCAGCACAAGATCCTCTACCTGAACTCGATGTTCTTCGGCGTCGGGCAGTCCCGCGACCGCGGCTACTGGGTGTTCTGGGACAAAACTCTGCCAACCCCGGAGCTGGAGCACCGGCCGCCGGCCTGGTGCGACCACTGCTCGACCGTTGTCGAGGCCGTGTGGACCTGGCGCACCGGCATCCCGGCGACCGGCACCGTCTGCTACGGCAAGCAGTACGACTACCGGTGCCCGCGCTGCCGCAAGGCTGTCGTTCCGTCGTTCACGCCGTCGCTGGACGCCCTCGACCTGTCCAACCTCGGCACCCGCATCGGTGACCGGGACAAGCCGCTGGCAGCCACGACGATGGCCCGAGCGGAGCGGTGCCGGCAGCGGTTCGCCGAGTTCCCCGCCGTGCTGATGCCAGCCAAGGCGGAGCGTGGTTCCGAGCGGCACCCCTGGCAGCCGCTGTCCACCCAGACCAGCCAGCAGGAGACCGCGATCCTGTCCACCGGGCAAGTCATGGTGGCGCACCGGCACAACGGCGACGGTCAGCACATCACCCAGCCGATGGACACCGTCACCGCCACCCGCGAGAAGGCCGTGCTGCTTGCCGTGGACAACTACCAGGGCGCGGCCCGTGGCGCCGCCGAGCCGCTGCCGACACAGGTCGGGTCGCAGACCATGGGGCTACTCTCCACCGGGCTGTCCACCGGCTTGTCCGGTGGTGTGGTGCCGTTCCGGAAGAACACCACCCCGACGGTGCACGCCGAGGCGATGCCGACCGTGACGGCCGAGCAGATCCCGGGGCTGCTGTTCTCCGGCTGGTACAAGCAGAACGGCTCGACCGGCACCGAAACCGCGCCACACCCGGTCCTTGACCCCTTCGGCACCCTCACCTCCCGCGACACCACCGCTGTCCTCGCCGCCGAATGGCGCACCGCGCTGACCGATCTGAAGCTCGAAGACTGCTATTTCCGCATGATGGCCGCCCACGAGATCGGCCGCGGCTGCGGCTTCGACGTCACCTTCGGCGACCACCAAGGCACCTACGTCGTATGGGGATCGGCACGCGACCAGGTCGACGGATACGGCAACGCCGTCACCCCCGCGGTCGGTGAGTGGATCGGCGCCAGGCTGCGCGCCGCACTCCACCGCGAGAACTCCTACGAGGACGAGGCCTGA
- a CDS encoding ATP-dependent DNA ligase, producing the protein MKWDGYRVAIVRRGQEARLWTRNRNDITDRFPDIADAVIRQVPDGVVLDGELVILGADGRLSFDALQQRLVTSPAKARAKAAELPASYAAFDLLTVSGVDLRTQRWTVRRQRLEQLSKRWVPPLQLTPVTDDLDEATEWFEVLPAAMGIEGLVVKGAASRYTPGRRDAWVKVKHRETREVIVGGVLGPISHPDVVIAGLYTGEGELVVVGRTVPLKPDQSAQLAAVLRPATSGHPWPDEITSYRWGGPDSKKPLTKVQPTVVAEVAADAATQAGQARHGMRYIRHRPDLRPDDLPTLPNSLN; encoded by the coding sequence GTGAAATGGGACGGCTACCGGGTCGCAATCGTCCGCCGCGGGCAGGAGGCGCGGCTGTGGACCCGCAACCGCAACGACATCACCGACCGGTTCCCCGACATCGCCGACGCCGTGATCCGACAGGTCCCCGACGGAGTCGTGCTCGACGGCGAGCTGGTAATCCTCGGCGCCGACGGTCGCCTGAGCTTCGACGCGCTCCAGCAGCGCCTCGTCACCAGCCCCGCGAAGGCCCGAGCCAAGGCAGCCGAACTTCCCGCCTCCTACGCCGCGTTCGACCTGCTCACCGTGAGCGGCGTCGACCTGCGCACGCAGCGCTGGACCGTCCGCCGGCAACGGCTCGAGCAGCTGTCCAAAAGGTGGGTCCCACCGCTGCAGCTGACACCTGTCACCGATGACCTCGACGAAGCCACCGAGTGGTTCGAGGTGCTACCCGCCGCGATGGGCATCGAAGGACTCGTCGTCAAAGGCGCAGCCTCGCGCTACACGCCGGGGCGCCGCGACGCCTGGGTCAAGGTGAAGCACCGCGAAACCCGCGAGGTCATCGTCGGCGGAGTCCTCGGACCGATCAGCCACCCCGACGTTGTGATCGCCGGCCTGTACACGGGCGAGGGTGAACTTGTCGTCGTCGGCCGCACGGTGCCGCTCAAACCCGACCAGTCCGCCCAGCTCGCCGCCGTACTCCGCCCCGCTACCAGCGGCCATCCATGGCCCGACGAGATCACCTCGTACCGATGGGGAGGCCCCGACTCCAAGAAGCCACTGACCAAGGTTCAGCCCACCGTTGTGGCAGAAGTCGCCGCTGACGCCGCCACCCAGGCCGGCCAGGCTCGGCACGGGATGCGCTACATCCGCCACCGCCCGGACCTGCGGCCGGACGACCTCCCGACTCTGCCGAACAGCCTCAACTGA
- a CDS encoding bifunctional DNA primase/polymerase, with translation MTSTYRARPVPDTDHQALSRAAHWHADHGMAVFPLVPGRKVPAVCKDWEHQATIDHLAIARTWRKAPYNIGVAAGPSGLLVVDLDQPKSPRDEAPEPWRERGASSGADVLALVAGDHAASLPPTYTITTPSGGQHLYYRQPVGEQLGNSAGRIGWKIDTRGYGGYVVGAGSITADGRYLADRSVSPRPLPRWIINALDTTQPADVQRTTPDLKNTSAYTLAALTGELEKVLASTPGRRNDTLNRAAFALGQLVGAQLLDQHIARDELVSAAGRIGLPRTEADRTITSGLTAGAHRPRRRAS, from the coding sequence GTGACCAGCACCTACCGGGCTCGGCCAGTCCCGGACACCGACCACCAGGCGCTCAGCCGCGCCGCACACTGGCACGCCGACCACGGCATGGCTGTCTTCCCGCTCGTCCCCGGACGCAAGGTTCCCGCGGTGTGCAAGGACTGGGAACACCAAGCAACCATCGACCACCTCGCGATCGCCCGCACCTGGCGCAAAGCCCCGTACAACATCGGCGTCGCCGCCGGGCCGTCAGGGCTGCTCGTCGTGGACCTGGACCAGCCCAAGAGCCCACGTGACGAAGCACCCGAACCATGGCGCGAGCGCGGTGCGTCAAGCGGTGCCGACGTCCTCGCGCTCGTGGCCGGCGACCATGCCGCCTCGTTGCCGCCGACCTACACCATCACCACCCCCTCGGGAGGACAACACCTGTACTACCGACAGCCGGTCGGCGAGCAGCTCGGCAACAGCGCCGGCCGCATCGGATGGAAGATCGACACACGCGGATACGGCGGCTACGTCGTCGGTGCCGGATCGATCACCGCCGACGGCCGGTACCTCGCCGACCGCAGCGTGTCACCCCGGCCGCTGCCCAGATGGATTATCAACGCCCTCGACACGACACAGCCTGCCGACGTACAACGGACCACACCCGACCTGAAGAACACGAGCGCGTACACCCTCGCGGCCCTCACCGGGGAACTCGAGAAAGTCCTCGCTTCCACACCGGGCCGCCGCAACGACACCCTCAACCGCGCCGCATTCGCACTCGGCCAGCTCGTCGGCGCGCAGCTGCTCGACCAGCACATCGCTCGCGACGAACTTGTATCCGCCGCCGGCCGGATCGGCCTACCCCGGACCGAAGCCGACCGCACGATCACCTCCGGACTCACCGCCGGAGCACACCGCCCACGCCGACGGGCCAGCTGA